TTCCGGAGCGGTCCTTGTGGGAGGACAGGTGATCGTGGGAAGACTCAAAGGTGTGGAACGTCCGCCCCTTGCCCCGCTGTTCCCCACGGCAAAGGGAGTAAGTCTTCTGGTGGACTGCGGAGCCAATGTGGACGCCAGGCCCTCTCATCTTGTCCAGTTTGCCAAGATGGGTTCCATCTACATGGAACACGTGATGGGGATCGCCAATCCCAAGGTAGGCATCGTCAACATCGGCGCGGAGGAAGAGAAAGGAAACGCGCTGGTGAAGGAGACATTCCCTCTTCTCAAAGAGGCGGAAGGGATCAACTTCATCGGAAGCGTGGAAGCCAGAGAGATCCCCAAGGGTCAGGCAGATGTTGTGGTCTGTGAAGCGTTTACGGGAAATGTGATCCTCAAGCTATATGAAGGATTGGGTTCCGTTTTCATGGACAAGATCAAAGGGGGAATGATGACGTCTTTCAGGAGCAAGATCGGCGCGCTTATGGTGAAGCCGGCGCTGAAGAAGACGCTGAAGACATTCGACGCCTCCGAGTATGGCGGAGCGCCGCTTCTGGGCCTTAACGGACTTGTGGTGAAGACCCACGGAAGTTCCAAGGCGCAGGAGGTGCGCAACACCATCTGGCAGTGCTGTACGTTCAAGAAACAGGGAATCAACGAAAAGATCAGGGAATGTATCCAGACAGAACCTGACGATGTAAAGGGATAAAGCAGAGAGTTAGAAAAAGGAGAAAAGGACTATGGAATTCGAGAAATTGCAGAATATCATCGCGGATGTATTGAACGTGGACAAACAGGAGATCACCATGGAGACCAGGTTTGTGGACGATCTGCAGGCAGATTCTCTGGATATCTTCCAGATCATTATGGGGATCGAGGAGACTTTTGATATCGAGATCGATAATGAGGATGCGGAAAAAATCGCTACGGTGGAGGACGCTGTAGAGCAGATCAAAGCAGCGACCAGTAACTAGGCACAGGTTTTAGGAAGAAATGAAAAAGCCCGGCAGGGCTTTTTCATTTTATGGAGCAGGAACAGATGAAGCAAGATTTATTGGAATTAGAGAAAAAGGCGGGATATCAGTTTCATGACCGCCGTCTCCTGGAGCGGGCCATGACCCATAAGTCCTACATCAACGAAGCCCACATGGAGAAATATGAGAGTAATGAACGGCTGGAATTCCTGGGGGATGCAGTGCTGGAGCTGGTGACCAGCGAGTTTTTGTTCCAGGATGAGGCAAAGTTCCCGGAAGGGGAGCTGACCCGAATGCGGGCCAGCATCGTCTGCGAGCCGGCGCTGGCATTCTGCGCAAGACAGCTGGAT
This window of the Massilistercora timonensis genome carries:
- the plsX gene encoding phosphate acyltransferase PlsX → MTTVALDAMGGDNAPGEIVKGAVQAVADRPDIHVCLVGQEEVVRRELEKNGYSGDQIEIVNATEVIETAEPPVNAIRRKKDSSIVVGMKMVKEGKADAFVSAGSSGAVLVGGQVIVGRLKGVERPPLAPLFPTAKGVSLLVDCGANVDARPSHLVQFAKMGSIYMEHVMGIANPKVGIVNIGAEEEKGNALVKETFPLLKEAEGINFIGSVEAREIPKGQADVVVCEAFTGNVILKLYEGLGSVFMDKIKGGMMTSFRSKIGALMVKPALKKTLKTFDASEYGGAPLLGLNGLVVKTHGSSKAQEVRNTIWQCCTFKKQGINEKIRECIQTEPDDVKG
- the acpP gene encoding acyl carrier protein, whose translation is MEFEKLQNIIADVLNVDKQEITMETRFVDDLQADSLDIFQIIMGIEETFDIEIDNEDAEKIATVEDAVEQIKAATSN